The genomic DNA CGTTGCTGACCTGGCCGAAGTTCTGCCCGCGCAGATCGGCGTCGTGGATGGACACCGGGAAGACGATCTTCTCGACCTGCGGCGGGACCAGGCTGAGGTCCACGTTGATCGACTCGTCGTCGCCGTCGCCCTCGCCGGTGAGGTTGTCGCCGGTGTGCTCGACGGAGCCGTCCGGGCTGGTGAGGTTGTTGTAGAAGACGAAGTGCTGGTCGGACAGCACCTTCCCGGACGCGCCGCACATCAGCGCCGAGGCGTCGAGGTCGTGCGCCGCGCCTGTCGTGGTGCGCACGTCCCAGCCGAGCCCCACGGTCACGGCCGTCAGCCCCGGTGCCTCCTTGCTGAGCGAGACGTTGCCGCCCTTGGCCAGGGAAACTCCCACGATCACCCCTCCACCTCTGATGTCCCTTCGCCACCCTACAGGCGGTCGGCACACGTGCGGAGACCTTCTGTCGTACGCCGTACGGGACGGAATCCGCCGGCCGCCCGGGGCGTACCGGCACGGTCTGGGTCAGGTCCGCGCCCGCTGGGTGACGGCGATGCAGGCCAGCACGACCACCGCGGTCACCGGGGCGAGCGGGGCGAGGTGTTCGCCCATGAGCAGCACCGACCAGACGAGGGTGAGCAGCGGCTGGGCGAGCTGGAGCTGGCTCGCCCGCGGCACCCCGATGACGGCCATGCCGCGGTACCAGAGCACGAACCCGCCGAACTGCGCGACCGCCGCGATGTACGCAAGTCCCGCCACCGACTGCCCCGTCAGGTGCACCGGCTCCCGCGGCAGGGCCAGCGCGGCGACGAGGGCGGTGACGGGCAGGGCGGCGACGCAGCCCCAGGCGATGACCTGCCAGCCGGGCATGTGCCCGGCCAGCCGGCCGCCCTGGGCGTAGCCGGCCGCACACAGCAGCAGCGCGCCGAAGAGGTAGAGGTCGCCGGTGCCGGGCAGGCCGCGGCTCTGGCTCAGCGTGAAGGCGAGCACCGCGAGGGCGCCGGTGCCGGCGGCGGTCCAGAACGTACGCGACGGGCGGCGGCCGGTCAGCGCCGCCGAGCAGGCGGCGGTGGCCAGCGGCAGCACGCCGATGACGACGGCGGAGTGGGCGGTGGTCGAGGTCTGCAGGGCCAGCGTGGTCAGCAGCGGGAAGCCGAGGACGCAGCCGCCGGCGACGGTGAGCAGCGCGGCCCGGTCGCGCCGCGGCGGGACCGGCGCCCGGGCGGCGGCCAGGCAGCCCGCGGCGAGCAGGCCGGCCAGCAGGCCGCGTACGCCCGTCGCCGTCCACGGGCCGAGGCCGTCCAGGGCCCAGACGGTGGCGGGGAAGCTGAAGGAGAAGGACACCACGGCGAGGGCGGCCAGGAGCCTGCCGGAGCGGACCGGTATCGCCGCCGGCAGAGTAGCGCTATCTTGTGCTGTCATGAACGACAGTAGCAGTGTCGCCCAGTTGGTCGCGGTCCTGCGTGACGAGCTGAGCCGCTACTCCGAGGGCGAGAAGCTGCCGTCCAGCCGGGCGCTCGTGGCGCGGCACCGGGTGAGCCCCGTGACGGTCTCCCGCGCGATCGCCGCCCTGACCGCCGGAGGGCTGGTGACCAGCAGGCCGGGCGCCGGCGTGTTCAAGGCCCCCGCCCGCGCTCCGGCGCGCGCCCTCGGCGACGTCTCGTGGCAGGAGGTGGCGCTGACCGCGGACCCGCCGTACGCCGCCGTCGACACCGGCCCGCGCGCCGCCGACGCCGCCGGGGTGCTGGCCACGCTCGCCGCCCCGCCCGCGGAGGTCGTCGACCTGAGCGGCGGCTATCCGCACGCCTCACTGCGCCCGGAGCGCGCGCTGGCCGGGGCGCTGGCCCGGGCCGGCCGGCGGCCCGGCACCTGGTCCCGGCCGCCGGTCGCGGGGCTGGCCGAGCTGCGCGACTGGTTCGCCCGCGACATCGGCGGCCCTGCCGGGCCGCTCGGCGCCGCCGACGTACTGGTCACCGCCGGCGGGCAGAGCGGGCTCACCACCGCGCTGCGGGCGCTGGCCGCCCCGGGCTCGGCGGTGCTGGTCGAGTCGCCCACGTACCCGGGGCTGCTCGCCGTGGCCCGCGCCGCGGGGCTGCGTCCTGTGCCGGTTCCTATGGACGCCGACGGCGTACGGGCCGACCTGCTGGCCGAGGCGTTCGCCGCGACCCGCGCCCGGGTGTTCGTCTGCCAGCCGCTGTTCCACAACCCCACCGGCGCCGTGCTGGCGCCGGAGCGGCGCGCGGCCGTGCTCGGCACCGCGCGCGCCGCCGGGGCGTTCGTCGTCGAGGACGACTTCGCGCGCCGGCTCGCGCACGCGGACGCCGCGCCGCTGCCGCCGGCGCTGGCCGCCGACGACCCGGACGGCGTGGTGGTGCACGTCCGTTCGCTGACCAAGGCCGCCTCGCCCAGTCTGCGGGTCGGCGCGCTGTCGGCGCGCGGGCCCGTGCTGGAGCGGCTGCGCGCGGTCCAGGTCGTCGACAGCCTCTTCGTGCCCCGCCCGCTGCAGGAGACCGCGCTCGAACTCGTCGGCTCCCCCGCCTGGGCGAGCCATCTGCGGGCGCTCGCGGGCGCGTTGCGCGAGCGCCGCACCGCCGTGTTGGGCGCGCTGCACGGCGAGTTGCCGGGGCTGGTGCCGGACCGGCTGCCCCTCGGCGGCTACCACCTGTGGCTGCGGCTGCCGGACGGCACCGACGAGGCGGCCGTGGCCGCGGCGGCGCTGCGCCACGGTGTCGCGGTCACGGCCGGGGCCCCGTACTTCACCGCCGAGGCGCCGGCGCCGCACCTGCGGCTGAGCTACGCGGCAGGCGCGGGCACGGCGCAGTTGCGCGAGGGCGTACTCCGGCTGCGCCGCGCGTTCCCCGCCGACTCGCCGCTCGCGGACGGGGGTTGAGGGGCGTAGCGGCGGGCCTCCGCGGTGTCAGCGGTCCAGCAGCTCGTCGATCTTCCGCTCCGCCGCCCGCCACGCCTGCGTGGGTGTCAGCTTCCGCTGCTCGACCGGCAGGATGCCCGCGTCGGTGATCTGCTGCTGGATCGGCTGGTCCTTCGCGCCGAGTTCGAGGGTCGGGATGCTCTTGGCGGCGATGGAGAAGATCTCGCCGGTCGGCGCGTCGTTGAAGTACGGGTGCGTGGCGTCCGCGACCTGCGGCAGCTCGTACGCGGCCTGCGAGCTGGGGAAGCTCGCCCGCTTCTCGAACAGCCTGGCCTGCTGCTCGGGCGCGGTCAGCCAGGCCGCGAGCCGGGCCGCCGCCTCCCGGTGCTCGCCGGCCTCGGGGACGGTGAGGAACGAGCCGCCCCAGTTGGCGGGCTTGGGCGCGGCGGCGATGTCCCACGTGTCGGCGGCCCCGGGGCCCGCCTTCTCCTGTATGTAACCCAGCATCCAGGACGGGCAGATGACGGTCGCGAAGCCGCCCTCGGCGAAGCCCTCGTCCCAGGCGGGGGTGAACTGCTTGAGCCGGGCCGTCATGTCCCCCTGCGCCGCCTGCATCGCCAGGTCCCAGGAGACCTCGACGGCGGGGCTGTCCTTGTAGATGGCCTCGCCCTCGCGGCCGAAGTAGCGCACGGGGAAGCTGCTGATCGAGCCGTTGTAGACGCCGGCGGCCGAGTCGACGAAGGCGGTGCCGGCGGGGGCGTCCGCCATGTAGTCCGCGCCGACGCCGAGGTACTTCTCCCAGTCGGAGAACCACAGGGCGGCGACCTCCTCGCGGCCGGTGGGCAGCCCGGCGGCGCGGAAGAGGTCCTTGCGGTAGCAGACGGCCATGGGGCCGATGTCGGTGCCGAGGCCGACGGTCTTGTTCTCGTCGGTGGTCGCCTGGTCCCACTTCCACGGCAGGAACGCGCCCTCGTCGACGCCGGTCGCGGTGCCGAGGTCGGCGAGCCGGTCGGCGCGGGTGGCGACGACCTCGCCGATGTTGCCGACCTCGACGGCCTGGATGTCGGCGAGCCCGCGGCCGGAGTCGAGGGCGTCGCGCAGCGCCGGGTAGTACTCCTCGTTGCTGGGCGCGGCGTTCTCCACGATGGTGACGCCGGGGTACAGCTTCTCGTACTCGTCGTAGAGCCCGGCCTCCTCGAAGCCGAAGACGCCGAAGACGCCGACCGTCAGCGTGACGGGCCCGCCGTCGCCGCCTCCCCCGCCGTCCGGCGCGGCGGCGGGCGGGCCGTCGTCGAGCAGCGCGCAGCCGGCGAGGAGGCCGGCGGCCAGTGCGGCGGCGAGGGCACGGGACGTGCGTGTACGGGTGCGGTTGCCGGTACGTGGGCGTGTGCGCATGGGACTCCCCCGGAAGCCGCCGCGCCCCCTCCCGGTGACGGGGCGCGGCGTGGCTTGGGAGCGTAGCGTGGGAGCGCTCCCGGGTCATCCCATCTGCACATCTTTCGACTGCCGCGGACGGTTCAGTCGACGATCGCGCCGCAGGTGATGTTCAGTTCGGACGCCGTGATCGACGCGGCCCGGTCGGAGGCCGCGAACGCGGCGGCGTTGCCGACGTCCTCGTACGTCGCGGTCCGGCCCAGCATCGTCGGCTCGACCAGCGAGGCGATCAGTTCGTCGCGGCCCTCGAAGCCCTCCGGGACCGAATCCGGGATCCCGCCGGTCTTCAGCCCGACGACGCGCACGCCGTGCGGGCCCAGTTCGGCGGCGAACTGCTTGCGCAGCATGTCGACGGCGCTCAGCGCGACCTGGAAGCCGCCGATGAAGTAGTCGTGCAGCGGGTCGCCGACGCCGCCGAAGGTGAGCAGCACGCCGGACTTCTGCCGGATCATGTGCCGGGCGGCGGCCTTGGACGTCAGGAAGGTGGTGCGCACGGCGTTGTGGACGGGCGCTTCGAAGTCGCGCAGCGTCATCTCGGCCAGGGGCGTGCCCTGGACGTCGCCCACCGAGACGAGGTTGACGGAGATGTCGACGCTGCCCGCCTCCTTGGCCACGGCGTCGGCGTGCGCGTCGACGGCGGCCTCGTCCAGGGCGTCGAGGACCGCCGTCGACACGGTTCCGCCGGCGTCGCGCACGTTCGCGGCAGCGGCCTCCAGGCGCGCGGGGGTCCGGCTGGCCAGATGCACGGTGGCGCCTTCGCGGGCGAAGCCCAGCGCGACGGCGCGGCCGATGCCGCCGGCGCCGTAGACGAGTGCGTTCTTGTCCTTCAGCAGCATGGTGATCCTCACTTGTCGAACGCGGCTGTGATGGTCCGCAGTTGTCGTACGCGGAGGTGGTACGCGGTCGTCGTCGGGGTCGTCGTCCTCAGTTGCCGAACGCGGGACGGGCGCCGGTGAGCCAGGTGCGCCACCTGCCCTCCTCGCGGGCGGCGGCGCCGGGCGGGGCGCCGTACAGGCGGGCGAGGAGGTTCACCGAGAGCGGGGCGCCGGGGGCCATCGGGAAGCAGGAGAAGGCGTACAGCGCGGGGTACGGCTCGGCGGCGCGCAGCAGTACGTAGCCCGGGCTCCTGTCCTCGACCGTGCCGGCCAGCTCCGGTGCGCCCGCGGGGGTGCGGAACGCGGCCCCGGCGGGTGCCGCCGTGATGCCGAGGAGGCGGTCGAGGACGGCGGCGGCGCGGGGCCGTTGCGCGGCGGGCAGGCCGAGGCCGACGAGCACGCCGACGCTGCCTGCCGGCCGGCCGGCGAAGTGCGTCAGGTAGGCGCGCAGGACGGTCAGCGACATCCGCCAGCCCTCGCCGGCCCTCTCGACCAGGTCCTCCCAGCCCCCGCCGTCGTGCCGGAGGCCGTTGACGACGCGCACGACGCAACTGCCGCCGCCCGCGGCCTCCACGAGGAACTCCGTGGCCAGCGGCGGCGCGTCGGGGCCCGCGGACTCCTCGTAGCCGAAGCGGTGCGGCGGGTCCCAGTCGGTGACGGTGGCGTGCGCGGTCTCGCCGTAGGGCTCGCGGCGCACGGTCATCGCGCCGCCCGCGGCGGGGTCGATGTCGGCGGGGAAGAGCCAGGCGGCGTGTCCCGGCCCGGTGGCGATGGCGCGCCACACCTCGTCGGGGGTGCCGGGGACCGTGATCTCGTGGCTGCTGAGGCGGGCGGTGGGGTCGTCCTCGGTCACGGCCGCCCGCCGCCCTCGGGGCCGTCCGTCGCGCCGGACGCCTCCGGTGTCTCCGGTACGTCCGTCGCGTCCGCCGCTTGTGTGGCGTCCGCCGCTTCCGGTGCCTCCGGCGCGCCGGGGCCGACGTCCTTCGGCACGGGGTGGACGGCGACGGTCAGCCGCTGCCAGCGGCCGTCCTTCGCGGCCTCGTCGTGGTACTTGGAGACCAGCCCGTTGACCGCGGCCGTCAGTTCCTCGGCGAACGCGGCCCGGTCGGCCGGGGAGCGGAACCGCACGGCGGCGTCGAGCCCGTAGACCGGCAGCCGCTTGCGGCCGCGTACGGCGTTGCGGGCCATGCCGCCGACCTCCGCGACGACCCGGGCCGCCAGCGCGACGACGTACGCCGCCGACAGCCGGTCGCCGTCCGGCCGCGGCCCTCCGGCGGCGGCCCCGAGCGCCTCCGGGGAGACCACGTACCCGGCGGCGCTGGCGACGAGCTGCCGCTCCGTCAGCCCGCCCCAGGCGCGGGTGCCTGCGACTTCCACGAGGCCGTGCTTCTCCAGCAGCCGCAGGTGGTAGTTGACCCGCTGCCGGGGCACGCCGAGCCGGCTCGCCAGGGCGGAGGCCGAGGCGGGCGCGCGCAGTTCCGCGAGCAGCCGGGCCCGTACCGGGTCCAGGGCGGCGGCGGCCGAGGCCGGGTCCGCGATCACATCGATGTCCTGCATGCCGCCAAGACTCCCCTTGACAAATAAATTTGTCAAGCACTGAGCTGGGCATCCGCGCCCGATCGGGTACGCGGACACCCGGCCGGCGGCCCGCAATCCGGTTGCCGCGCGGGGAACGCCGCTGACAGGCTCGTCGCCATGACCGCCTTCACCGCACCCGACGGGACCGCGCTCGCCTACCACGACTCCGGTGGCGACGGCGCGCCCGTCGTCTGCCTGCCGGGCGGCCCCATGCAGTCCTCCGCCTACCTCGGCGACCTCGGCGGGCTGACCGCGCACCGCAGGCTGATCCGCCTCGACCCCCGCGGCACCGGCGCCTCCGCCACCCCGGCCGACCCCGCGTCGTACCGCTGCGACCGGCTCGTCGCCGACGTCGACGCGCTGCGCGCGCACCTCGGCCTGGACCGCCTCGACCTGCTCGCGCACTGCGCCGGCGCCAACCTCGCGGTGCTGTACGCGGCCCGCCACCCCGAACGCGTCGGCCGGCTCGCGCTGATCACGCCGAGCGTCGCGGCGGTCGGCATCGAGGTCACCGCGGAGGCCCGGCTGACGACGGCCCGACTGCGGGCGAAGGAGCCGTGGTTCCCCGACGCGTACGCGGCGCTGGAGGACCTGACCGCCGGCCGCGGCGGCGAGCGCGGCGCCATCGCGCCGTTCTTCCACGGCCGCTGGGAAGACGCGGCCCGCGCGCTGGACGCCGCGTCCGACGCGGACCGCAACGCGGAAGCCGCGGCCGCCTACGGCGCCCCCGGCGCCTACGACCCGCCCGCCACCCGCGCCGCCCTGGCCCGCCTCCCGGCCCCCGTGCTGGTCCTGGCCGGCGAGGTGGACGTCAACTCGCCGCCCCCGGCGATGGCCGCGTACGCGGCCCTCTTCCCGAGCCCCCGCCATGCCGTCCAGCCCGCCGCGGGCCACCACCCGTGGCTGGACGACCCGGCGCTCTTCGCGGCGGCCGCGGCGGCGTTCCTGACCGGATCCCCGGCGCGGGCAGAGGAGTTCCCGGGGTGACGACGGAAACGCGACAGGTCCGCGCGCGGCAGACCGCGGACACGGTCACCGTCTACCAGGCGTACGCGCCCGCCGTCGCCGAACCGGCGCTGCGGGCGGGCACGTTCGTGCCGCCGTTCAAGCGCGAGCGGATGACGTGGATCAAGCCGTCGTTCCTGTGGATGATGTACCGCTGCGGCTGGGCCGAGAAGCCCGGCCAGGAGCGGGTGCTGGCCGTCGAGATCAGCCGGCGGGGGTTCGAGTGGGCGCTGCGCCACTCCTGCCTGAGCCACCACGACAGCCGCATGTACCCGACCCGTGACGACTGGCTGGCGGCGAAGAGGACCAGCCCGGTGCGGATCCAGTGGGATCCGGAGCGGGACATGGCGCTGCGGCCGCTGGAGCGGCGCGCGATCCAGATCGGGCTCTCCGGTCCGGCGGTCGGGGGGTACGTCGACGAGTGGATCCGCGGGATCGAGGACGTCACGCCGCTGGCGCGGGAAGTGCGCGCGCTGCTGCGGGAGCAGCGGCGCGAGGAAGCCGCGGCGCTGCTGCCGCGGGAGGAGCCCTGCCCGCTGCCGGACGACGTCCGGGCCCGCATCGGCACGGCGTAGCCGGCGGCCGGCGGGCTGCGGCCCGGTGTGTGGTTGCCGGGGTCCTGTGCGCGGCAGCCGGCGGCCCCCGGCCCCCGGTCA from Streptomyces sp. CMB-StM0423 includes the following:
- a CDS encoding alpha/beta fold hydrolase; translated protein: MTAFTAPDGTALAYHDSGGDGAPVVCLPGGPMQSSAYLGDLGGLTAHRRLIRLDPRGTGASATPADPASYRCDRLVADVDALRAHLGLDRLDLLAHCAGANLAVLYAARHPERVGRLALITPSVAAVGIEVTAEARLTTARLRAKEPWFPDAYAALEDLTAGRGGERGAIAPFFHGRWEDAARALDAASDADRNAEAAAAYGAPGAYDPPATRAALARLPAPVLVLAGEVDVNSPPPAMAAYAALFPSPRHAVQPAAGHHPWLDDPALFAAAAAAFLTGSPARAEEFPG
- a CDS encoding DUF4291 domain-containing protein; this encodes MTTETRQVRARQTADTVTVYQAYAPAVAEPALRAGTFVPPFKRERMTWIKPSFLWMMYRCGWAEKPGQERVLAVEISRRGFEWALRHSCLSHHDSRMYPTRDDWLAAKRTSPVRIQWDPERDMALRPLERRAIQIGLSGPAVGGYVDEWIRGIEDVTPLAREVRALLREQRREEAAALLPREEPCPLPDDVRARIGTA
- a CDS encoding aminotransferase-like domain-containing protein; this translates as MNDSSSVAQLVAVLRDELSRYSEGEKLPSSRALVARHRVSPVTVSRAIAALTAGGLVTSRPGAGVFKAPARAPARALGDVSWQEVALTADPPYAAVDTGPRAADAAGVLATLAAPPAEVVDLSGGYPHASLRPERALAGALARAGRRPGTWSRPPVAGLAELRDWFARDIGGPAGPLGAADVLVTAGGQSGLTTALRALAAPGSAVLVESPTYPGLLAVARAAGLRPVPVPMDADGVRADLLAEAFAATRARVFVCQPLFHNPTGAVLAPERRAAVLGTARAAGAFVVEDDFARRLAHADAAPLPPALAADDPDGVVVHVRSLTKAASPSLRVGALSARGPVLERLRAVQVVDSLFVPRPLQETALELVGSPAWASHLRALAGALRERRTAVLGALHGELPGLVPDRLPLGGYHLWLRLPDGTDEAAVAAAALRHGVAVTAGAPYFTAEAPAPHLRLSYAAGAGTAQLREGVLRLRRAFPADSPLADGG
- a CDS encoding SDR family NAD(P)-dependent oxidoreductase; the protein is MLLKDKNALVYGAGGIGRAVALGFAREGATVHLASRTPARLEAAAANVRDAGGTVSTAVLDALDEAAVDAHADAVAKEAGSVDISVNLVSVGDVQGTPLAEMTLRDFEAPVHNAVRTTFLTSKAAARHMIRQKSGVLLTFGGVGDPLHDYFIGGFQVALSAVDMLRKQFAAELGPHGVRVVGLKTGGIPDSVPEGFEGRDELIASLVEPTMLGRTATYEDVGNAAAFAASDRAASITASELNITCGAIVD
- a CDS encoding ABC transporter substrate-binding protein: MRTRPRTGNRTRTRTSRALAAALAAGLLAGCALLDDGPPAAAPDGGGGGDGGPVTLTVGVFGVFGFEEAGLYDEYEKLYPGVTIVENAAPSNEEYYPALRDALDSGRGLADIQAVEVGNIGEVVATRADRLADLGTATGVDEGAFLPWKWDQATTDENKTVGLGTDIGPMAVCYRKDLFRAAGLPTGREEVAALWFSDWEKYLGVGADYMADAPAGTAFVDSAAGVYNGSISSFPVRYFGREGEAIYKDSPAVEVSWDLAMQAAQGDMTARLKQFTPAWDEGFAEGGFATVICPSWMLGYIQEKAGPGAADTWDIAAAPKPANWGGSFLTVPEAGEHREAAARLAAWLTAPEQQARLFEKRASFPSSQAAYELPQVADATHPYFNDAPTGEIFSIAAKSIPTLELGAKDQPIQQQITDAGILPVEQRKLTPTQAWRAAERKIDELLDR
- a CDS encoding TerD family protein, whose product is MGVSLAKGGNVSLSKEAPGLTAVTVGLGWDVRTTTGAAHDLDASALMCGASGKVLSDQHFVFYNNLTSPDGSVEHTGDNLTGEGDGDDESINVDLSLVPPQVEKIVFPVSIHDADLRGQNFGQVSNAFIRVVNRSDGVELVRFDLSEDASTETAMVFGELYRRAGEWKFRAVGQGYASGLHGIATDYGVNVG
- a CDS encoding DMT family transporter produces the protein MVSFSFSFPATVWALDGLGPWTATGVRGLLAGLLAAGCLAAARAPVPPRRDRAALLTVAGGCVLGFPLLTTLALQTSTTAHSAVVIGVLPLATAACSAALTGRRPSRTFWTAAGTGALAVLAFTLSQSRGLPGTGDLYLFGALLLCAAGYAQGGRLAGHMPGWQVIAWGCVAALPVTALVAALALPREPVHLTGQSVAGLAYIAAVAQFGGFVLWYRGMAVIGVPRASQLQLAQPLLTLVWSVLLMGEHLAPLAPVTAVVVLACIAVTQRART
- a CDS encoding SRPBCC family protein, which produces MTEDDPTARLSSHEITVPGTPDEVWRAIATGPGHAAWLFPADIDPAAGGAMTVRREPYGETAHATVTDWDPPHRFGYEESAGPDAPPLATEFLVEAAGGGSCVVRVVNGLRHDGGGWEDLVERAGEGWRMSLTVLRAYLTHFAGRPAGSVGVLVGLGLPAAQRPRAAAVLDRLLGITAAPAGAAFRTPAGAPELAGTVEDRSPGYVLLRAAEPYPALYAFSCFPMAPGAPLSVNLLARLYGAPPGAAAREEGRWRTWLTGARPAFGN
- a CDS encoding helix-turn-helix domain-containing protein, with amino-acid sequence MQDIDVIADPASAAAALDPVRARLLAELRAPASASALASRLGVPRQRVNYHLRLLEKHGLVEVAGTRAWGGLTERQLVASAAGYVVSPEALGAAAGGPRPDGDRLSAAYVVALAARVVAEVGGMARNAVRGRKRLPVYGLDAAVRFRSPADRAAFAEELTAAVNGLVSKYHDEAAKDGRWQRLTVAVHPVPKDVGPGAPEAPEAADATQAADATDVPETPEASGATDGPEGGGRP